A window of Pirellulales bacterium genomic DNA:
AACTACGCGGCGATGGCCAGCACGTCGGACAGGCGGAAGCGCACCGAGCGCCCGATCCGCACGCGGGGCAACTTGCCGGCATCGGCCAGCCTACGGATCGTCGGCATCGAAACCTTCAACCGGACGGCAGCGCCCTCCGTC
This region includes:
- a CDS encoding helix-turn-helix domain-containing protein, producing the protein MNSSCTEHDDSELLTTEGAAVRLKVSMPTIRRLADAGKLPRVRIGRSVRFRLSDVLAIAA